In Drosophila nasuta strain 15112-1781.00 chromosome 2R, ASM2355853v1, whole genome shotgun sequence, a single genomic region encodes these proteins:
- the LOC132786957 gene encoding RNA-binding protein Pasilla isoform X6 yields MAKHCSDTTSTFSVQFSSVEFSQSQSTVISESVCSGIEVEIENNNNNHNHHGDTTFHMKILVPAVASGAIIGKGGETIASLQKDTGARVKMSKSHDFYPGTTERVCLITGSVEGIMTVVDFIMDKIREKPDLTTKIIDAESKQAQERDKQVKILVPNSTAGMIIGKGGAFIKQIKEESGSYVQISQKPKDVSLQERCITIIGDKENNKNACKMILSKIVEDPQSGTCLNVSYADVNGPVANFNPTGSPYATNQNAINSSTASLNSTLGTTIGGAATAASLLVNGTGINLSLNLGAPNPAPNLAVATQLLEHIKVAMRGAGYSETVTTEVCAALGVLAKYGVLGMGVGVGVTHANGAHPTLGNYLGVAALDQQTAAAASAANASNVFGAVGQVNLEQYAVAAAAAAAATRPTPSQLEVQFDAFRHLGSATAPATTPVSLNNNSFGLTGATGTVSSAQLGAAASIGGLSKSPTPGDLGAKDSKNVEVPEVIIGAVLGPNGRSLVEIQHVSGANVQISKKGIFAPGTRNRIVTITGQPSAIAKAQYLIEQKINEEETKRARQIPLTTVVN; encoded by the exons ATGGCAAAACATTGTTCAGATACAACGAGCACATTCAGTGtccagttcagttcagttgagttcagtcagagtcagagcaCCGTCATCA GTGAGTCAGTTTGTTCTGGAATTGaggttgaaattgaaaataataacaataatcataatcatcatg GCGACACAACATTTCACATGAAGATTCTGGTGCCTGCGGTCGCCTCCGGGGCCATCATTGGCAAGGGTGGCGAGACAATTGCCTCGCTGCAGAAGGACACGGGTGCTAGAGTGAAGATGTCCAAGTCGCACGACTTTTATCCAG GTACAACTGAGCGCGTGTGCCTTATCACGGGCTCAGTGGAGGGCATCATGACCGTGGTGGACTTTATAATGGATAAGATACGTGAGAAGCCTGACTTGACCACAAAAATCATTGATGCGGAGTCCAAGCAGGCGCAGGAACGTGATAAGCAGGTCAAAATACTAGTGCCCAACTCTACGGCCGGCATGATAATTGGCAAGGGCGGCGCCTTCATCAAGCAGATTAAAGAGGAGAGCGGTTCCTATGTGCAGATCTCGCAGAAGCCGAAGGATGTGTCTCTCCAGGAGCGCTGCATCACCATCATTGGTGATAAGGAGAATAACAAGAATGCCTGCAAGATGATACTATCGAAGATAGTTGAGGATCCACAGTCGGGCACCTGCCTAAACGTATCCTATGCTGATGTGAATGGCCCCGTTGCTAACTTCAATCCAACTGGTTCTCCCTATGCCACAAATCAGAATGCCATTAACTCAAGCACAGCCTCATTGAACTCCACGCTGGGCACGACAATCGGTGGCGCGGCTACCGCAGCGAGCCTCTTGGTGAATGGCACTGGCATTAACCTATCACTGAACTTGGGTGCACCGAATCCGGCGCCCAATCTAGCAGTGGCCACACAGCTGCTGGAACACATCAAG GTTGCCATGCGGGGTGCTGGCTACTCGGAGACGGTCACCACTGAGGTGTGCGCTGCGCTGGGTGTGCTTGCAAAATACGGAGTGCTTGGCATGGGTGTAGGCGTGGGTGTTACACACGCCAACGGAGCACATCCGACGCTGGGCAATTATCTTGGCGTTGCGGCTCTGGATCAACAGACGGCAGCGGCGGCCTCAGCGGCCAATGCAAGCAACGTTTTTGGCGCTGTTGGCCAAGTCAATTTGGAGCAAtatgccgttgctgctgccgctgctgcagcggccACTCGTCCAACGCCGTCGCAGCTGGAGGTGCAATTCGATGCATTCCGTCATCTGGGATCGGCCACAGCTCCTGCGACAACTCCTGTTTcgctaaacaacaacagctttgGATTAACCGGTGCCACCGGAACGGTCAGCAGCGCGCAGTTAGGAGCTGCTGCATCGATAGGCGGACTTAGTAAGAGTCCTACTCCGGGAGATTTGGGTGCCAAGGATTCCAAGAACGTAGAGGTGCCCGAAGTGATTATCGGCGCTGTCTTAG GTCCAAACGGTCGTAGTTTAGTTGAAATCCAACATGTTTCTGGCGCAAATGTGCAAATTTCCAAAAAGGGCATATTCGCACCTGGCACTAGAAATCGCATTGTAACCATAACTGGTCAGCCGAGTGCCATTGCCAAAGCGCAGTATCTAATTGAACAGAAAATCAACGAGGAGGAGACAAAGAGAGCGCGTCAAATTCCATTAACTACTGTTGTGAATTAA
- the LOC132786957 gene encoding RNA-binding protein Pasilla isoform X10, whose translation MHDSLQKGDTTFHMKILVPAVASGAIIGKGGETIASLQKDTGARVKMSKSHDFYPGTTERVCLITGSVEGIMTVVDFIMDKIREKPDLTTKIIDAESKQAQERDKQVKILVPNSTAGMIIGKGGAFIKQIKEESGSYVQISQKPKDVSLQERCITIIGDKENNKNACKMILSKIVEDPQSGTCLNVSYADVNGPVANFNPTGSPYATNQNAINSSTASLNSTLGTTIGGAATAASLLVNGTGINLSLNLGAPNPAPNLAVATQLLEHIKVAMRGAGYSETVTTEVCAALGVLAKYGVLGMGVGVGVTHANGAHPTLGNYLGVAALDQQTAAAASAANASNVFGAVGQVNLEQYAVAAAAAAAATRPTPSQLEVQFDAFRHLGSATAPATTPVSLNNNSFGLTGATGTVSSAQLGAAASIGGLSKSPTPGDLGAKDSKNVEVPEVIIGAVLGPNGRSLVEIQHVSGANVQISKKGIFAPGTRNRIVTITGQPSAIAKAQYLIEQKINEEETKRARQIPLTTVVN comes from the exons ATGCACGACTCCTTGCAAAAAG GCGACACAACATTTCACATGAAGATTCTGGTGCCTGCGGTCGCCTCCGGGGCCATCATTGGCAAGGGTGGCGAGACAATTGCCTCGCTGCAGAAGGACACGGGTGCTAGAGTGAAGATGTCCAAGTCGCACGACTTTTATCCAG GTACAACTGAGCGCGTGTGCCTTATCACGGGCTCAGTGGAGGGCATCATGACCGTGGTGGACTTTATAATGGATAAGATACGTGAGAAGCCTGACTTGACCACAAAAATCATTGATGCGGAGTCCAAGCAGGCGCAGGAACGTGATAAGCAGGTCAAAATACTAGTGCCCAACTCTACGGCCGGCATGATAATTGGCAAGGGCGGCGCCTTCATCAAGCAGATTAAAGAGGAGAGCGGTTCCTATGTGCAGATCTCGCAGAAGCCGAAGGATGTGTCTCTCCAGGAGCGCTGCATCACCATCATTGGTGATAAGGAGAATAACAAGAATGCCTGCAAGATGATACTATCGAAGATAGTTGAGGATCCACAGTCGGGCACCTGCCTAAACGTATCCTATGCTGATGTGAATGGCCCCGTTGCTAACTTCAATCCAACTGGTTCTCCCTATGCCACAAATCAGAATGCCATTAACTCAAGCACAGCCTCATTGAACTCCACGCTGGGCACGACAATCGGTGGCGCGGCTACCGCAGCGAGCCTCTTGGTGAATGGCACTGGCATTAACCTATCACTGAACTTGGGTGCACCGAATCCGGCGCCCAATCTAGCAGTGGCCACACAGCTGCTGGAACACATCAAG GTTGCCATGCGGGGTGCTGGCTACTCGGAGACGGTCACCACTGAGGTGTGCGCTGCGCTGGGTGTGCTTGCAAAATACGGAGTGCTTGGCATGGGTGTAGGCGTGGGTGTTACACACGCCAACGGAGCACATCCGACGCTGGGCAATTATCTTGGCGTTGCGGCTCTGGATCAACAGACGGCAGCGGCGGCCTCAGCGGCCAATGCAAGCAACGTTTTTGGCGCTGTTGGCCAAGTCAATTTGGAGCAAtatgccgttgctgctgccgctgctgcagcggccACTCGTCCAACGCCGTCGCAGCTGGAGGTGCAATTCGATGCATTCCGTCATCTGGGATCGGCCACAGCTCCTGCGACAACTCCTGTTTcgctaaacaacaacagctttgGATTAACCGGTGCCACCGGAACGGTCAGCAGCGCGCAGTTAGGAGCTGCTGCATCGATAGGCGGACTTAGTAAGAGTCCTACTCCGGGAGATTTGGGTGCCAAGGATTCCAAGAACGTAGAGGTGCCCGAAGTGATTATCGGCGCTGTCTTAG GTCCAAACGGTCGTAGTTTAGTTGAAATCCAACATGTTTCTGGCGCAAATGTGCAAATTTCCAAAAAGGGCATATTCGCACCTGGCACTAGAAATCGCATTGTAACCATAACTGGTCAGCCGAGTGCCATTGCCAAAGCGCAGTATCTAATTGAACAGAAAATCAACGAGGAGGAGACAAAGAGAGCGCGTCAAATTCCATTAACTACTGTTGTGAATTAA
- the LOC132786957 gene encoding RNA-binding protein Pasilla isoform X5: protein MAEDAAMETCPSPEIGDSRKRPLDSDPENEQTKRSHFSSGESVCSGIEVEIENNNNNHNHHGDTTFHMKILVPAVASGAIIGKGGETIASLQKDTGARVKMSKSHDFYPGTTERVCLITGSVEGIMTVVDFIMDKIREKPDLTTKIIDAESKQAQERDKQVKILVPNSTAGMIIGKGGAFIKQIKEESGSYVQISQKPKDVSLQERCITIIGDKENNKNACKMILSKIVEDPQSGTCLNVSYADVNGPVANFNPTGSPYATNQNAINSSTASLNSTLGTTIGGAATAASLLVNGTGINLSLNLGAPNPAPNLAVATQLLEHIKVAMRGAGYSETVTTEVCAALGVLAKYGVLGMGVGVGVTHANGAHPTLGNYLGVAALDQQTAAAASAANASNVFGAVGQVNLEQYAVAAAAAAAATRPTPSQLEVQFDAFRHLGSATAPATTPVSLNNNSFGLTGATGTVSSAQLGAAASIGGLSKSPTPGDLGAKDSKNVEVPEVIIGAVLGPNGRSLVEIQHVSGANVQISKKGIFAPGTRNRIVTITGQPSAIAKAQYLIEQKINEEETKRARQIPLTTVVN from the exons atggCCGAAGACGCTGCCATGGAGACATGTCCAAGTCCTGAGATTGGCGACTCTCGCAAAAGGCCGCTTGATTCCGATCCGGAAAATGAACAAACTAAACGCTCACATTTCAGTTCCG GTGAGTCAGTTTGTTCTGGAATTGaggttgaaattgaaaataataacaataatcataatcatcatg GCGACACAACATTTCACATGAAGATTCTGGTGCCTGCGGTCGCCTCCGGGGCCATCATTGGCAAGGGTGGCGAGACAATTGCCTCGCTGCAGAAGGACACGGGTGCTAGAGTGAAGATGTCCAAGTCGCACGACTTTTATCCAG GTACAACTGAGCGCGTGTGCCTTATCACGGGCTCAGTGGAGGGCATCATGACCGTGGTGGACTTTATAATGGATAAGATACGTGAGAAGCCTGACTTGACCACAAAAATCATTGATGCGGAGTCCAAGCAGGCGCAGGAACGTGATAAGCAGGTCAAAATACTAGTGCCCAACTCTACGGCCGGCATGATAATTGGCAAGGGCGGCGCCTTCATCAAGCAGATTAAAGAGGAGAGCGGTTCCTATGTGCAGATCTCGCAGAAGCCGAAGGATGTGTCTCTCCAGGAGCGCTGCATCACCATCATTGGTGATAAGGAGAATAACAAGAATGCCTGCAAGATGATACTATCGAAGATAGTTGAGGATCCACAGTCGGGCACCTGCCTAAACGTATCCTATGCTGATGTGAATGGCCCCGTTGCTAACTTCAATCCAACTGGTTCTCCCTATGCCACAAATCAGAATGCCATTAACTCAAGCACAGCCTCATTGAACTCCACGCTGGGCACGACAATCGGTGGCGCGGCTACCGCAGCGAGCCTCTTGGTGAATGGCACTGGCATTAACCTATCACTGAACTTGGGTGCACCGAATCCGGCGCCCAATCTAGCAGTGGCCACACAGCTGCTGGAACACATCAAG GTTGCCATGCGGGGTGCTGGCTACTCGGAGACGGTCACCACTGAGGTGTGCGCTGCGCTGGGTGTGCTTGCAAAATACGGAGTGCTTGGCATGGGTGTAGGCGTGGGTGTTACACACGCCAACGGAGCACATCCGACGCTGGGCAATTATCTTGGCGTTGCGGCTCTGGATCAACAGACGGCAGCGGCGGCCTCAGCGGCCAATGCAAGCAACGTTTTTGGCGCTGTTGGCCAAGTCAATTTGGAGCAAtatgccgttgctgctgccgctgctgcagcggccACTCGTCCAACGCCGTCGCAGCTGGAGGTGCAATTCGATGCATTCCGTCATCTGGGATCGGCCACAGCTCCTGCGACAACTCCTGTTTcgctaaacaacaacagctttgGATTAACCGGTGCCACCGGAACGGTCAGCAGCGCGCAGTTAGGAGCTGCTGCATCGATAGGCGGACTTAGTAAGAGTCCTACTCCGGGAGATTTGGGTGCCAAGGATTCCAAGAACGTAGAGGTGCCCGAAGTGATTATCGGCGCTGTCTTAG GTCCAAACGGTCGTAGTTTAGTTGAAATCCAACATGTTTCTGGCGCAAATGTGCAAATTTCCAAAAAGGGCATATTCGCACCTGGCACTAGAAATCGCATTGTAACCATAACTGGTCAGCCGAGTGCCATTGCCAAAGCGCAGTATCTAATTGAACAGAAAATCAACGAGGAGGAGACAAAGAGAGCGCGTCAAATTCCATTAACTACTGTTGTGAATTAA
- the LOC132786957 gene encoding RNA-binding protein Pasilla isoform X8 — MAEDAAMETCPSPEIGDSRKRPLDSDPENEQTKRSHFSSGDTTFHMKILVPAVASGAIIGKGGETIASLQKDTGARVKMSKSHDFYPGTTERVCLITGSVEGIMTVVDFIMDKIREKPDLTTKIIDAESKQAQERDKQVKILVPNSTAGMIIGKGGAFIKQIKEESGSYVQISQKPKDVSLQERCITIIGDKENNKNACKMILSKIVEDPQSGTCLNVSYADVNGPVANFNPTGSPYATNQNAINSSTASLNSTLGTTIGGAATAASLLVNGTGINLSLNLGAPNPAPNLAVATQLLEHIKVAMRGAGYSETVTTEVCAALGVLAKYGVLGMGVGVGVTHANGAHPTLGNYLGVAALDQQTAAAASAANASNVFGAVGQVNLEQYAVAAAAAAAATRPTPSQLEVQFDAFRHLGSATAPATTPVSLNNNSFGLTGATGTVSSAQLGAAASIGGLSKSPTPGDLGAKDSKNVEVPEVIIGAVLGPNGRSLVEIQHVSGANVQISKKGIFAPGTRNRIVTITGQPSAIAKAQYLIEQKINEEETKRARQIPLTTVVN, encoded by the exons atggCCGAAGACGCTGCCATGGAGACATGTCCAAGTCCTGAGATTGGCGACTCTCGCAAAAGGCCGCTTGATTCCGATCCGGAAAATGAACAAACTAAACGCTCACATTTCAGTTCCG GCGACACAACATTTCACATGAAGATTCTGGTGCCTGCGGTCGCCTCCGGGGCCATCATTGGCAAGGGTGGCGAGACAATTGCCTCGCTGCAGAAGGACACGGGTGCTAGAGTGAAGATGTCCAAGTCGCACGACTTTTATCCAG GTACAACTGAGCGCGTGTGCCTTATCACGGGCTCAGTGGAGGGCATCATGACCGTGGTGGACTTTATAATGGATAAGATACGTGAGAAGCCTGACTTGACCACAAAAATCATTGATGCGGAGTCCAAGCAGGCGCAGGAACGTGATAAGCAGGTCAAAATACTAGTGCCCAACTCTACGGCCGGCATGATAATTGGCAAGGGCGGCGCCTTCATCAAGCAGATTAAAGAGGAGAGCGGTTCCTATGTGCAGATCTCGCAGAAGCCGAAGGATGTGTCTCTCCAGGAGCGCTGCATCACCATCATTGGTGATAAGGAGAATAACAAGAATGCCTGCAAGATGATACTATCGAAGATAGTTGAGGATCCACAGTCGGGCACCTGCCTAAACGTATCCTATGCTGATGTGAATGGCCCCGTTGCTAACTTCAATCCAACTGGTTCTCCCTATGCCACAAATCAGAATGCCATTAACTCAAGCACAGCCTCATTGAACTCCACGCTGGGCACGACAATCGGTGGCGCGGCTACCGCAGCGAGCCTCTTGGTGAATGGCACTGGCATTAACCTATCACTGAACTTGGGTGCACCGAATCCGGCGCCCAATCTAGCAGTGGCCACACAGCTGCTGGAACACATCAAG GTTGCCATGCGGGGTGCTGGCTACTCGGAGACGGTCACCACTGAGGTGTGCGCTGCGCTGGGTGTGCTTGCAAAATACGGAGTGCTTGGCATGGGTGTAGGCGTGGGTGTTACACACGCCAACGGAGCACATCCGACGCTGGGCAATTATCTTGGCGTTGCGGCTCTGGATCAACAGACGGCAGCGGCGGCCTCAGCGGCCAATGCAAGCAACGTTTTTGGCGCTGTTGGCCAAGTCAATTTGGAGCAAtatgccgttgctgctgccgctgctgcagcggccACTCGTCCAACGCCGTCGCAGCTGGAGGTGCAATTCGATGCATTCCGTCATCTGGGATCGGCCACAGCTCCTGCGACAACTCCTGTTTcgctaaacaacaacagctttgGATTAACCGGTGCCACCGGAACGGTCAGCAGCGCGCAGTTAGGAGCTGCTGCATCGATAGGCGGACTTAGTAAGAGTCCTACTCCGGGAGATTTGGGTGCCAAGGATTCCAAGAACGTAGAGGTGCCCGAAGTGATTATCGGCGCTGTCTTAG GTCCAAACGGTCGTAGTTTAGTTGAAATCCAACATGTTTCTGGCGCAAATGTGCAAATTTCCAAAAAGGGCATATTCGCACCTGGCACTAGAAATCGCATTGTAACCATAACTGGTCAGCCGAGTGCCATTGCCAAAGCGCAGTATCTAATTGAACAGAAAATCAACGAGGAGGAGACAAAGAGAGCGCGTCAAATTCCATTAACTACTGTTGTGAATTAA
- the LOC132786957 gene encoding RNA-binding protein Pasilla isoform X3: MNKLNAHISVPMETQMQQISPNANVNTTLDTESSSTAVQHHEQEQEQQLQHHHQHQHQIENHETTAITASFKTVASCWCYGESVCSGIEVEIENNNNNHNHHGDTTFHMKILVPAVASGAIIGKGGETIASLQKDTGARVKMSKSHDFYPGTTERVCLITGSVEGIMTVVDFIMDKIREKPDLTTKIIDAESKQAQERDKQVKILVPNSTAGMIIGKGGAFIKQIKEESGSYVQISQKPKDVSLQERCITIIGDKENNKNACKMILSKIVEDPQSGTCLNVSYADVNGPVANFNPTGSPYATNQNAINSSTASLNSTLGTTIGGAATAASLLVNGTGINLSLNLGAPNPAPNLAVATQLLEHIKVAMRGAGYSETVTTEVCAALGVLAKYGVLGMGVGVGVTHANGAHPTLGNYLGVAALDQQTAAAASAANASNVFGAVGQVNLEQYAVAAAAAAAATRPTPSQLEVQFDAFRHLGSATAPATTPVSLNNNSFGLTGATGTVSSAQLGAAASIGGLSKSPTPGDLGAKDSKNVEVPEVIIGAVLGPNGRSLVEIQHVSGANVQISKKGIFAPGTRNRIVTITGQPSAIAKAQYLIEQKINEEETKRARQIPLTTVVN, translated from the exons ATGAACAAACTAAACGCTCACATTTCAGTTCCG ATGGAAACACAGATGCAACAAATCAGCCCAAATGCCAACGTCAATACAACCCTCGACACGGAGAGCTCGTCAACTGCAGTACAACACCatgagcaggagcaggagcagcagctacagcatcaccatcagcatcagcatcaaatTGAAAACCATGAGACAACGGCAATAACTGCCAGCTTTAAGACTGTTGCCTCCTGTTGGTGCTACG GTGAGTCAGTTTGTTCTGGAATTGaggttgaaattgaaaataataacaataatcataatcatcatg GCGACACAACATTTCACATGAAGATTCTGGTGCCTGCGGTCGCCTCCGGGGCCATCATTGGCAAGGGTGGCGAGACAATTGCCTCGCTGCAGAAGGACACGGGTGCTAGAGTGAAGATGTCCAAGTCGCACGACTTTTATCCAG GTACAACTGAGCGCGTGTGCCTTATCACGGGCTCAGTGGAGGGCATCATGACCGTGGTGGACTTTATAATGGATAAGATACGTGAGAAGCCTGACTTGACCACAAAAATCATTGATGCGGAGTCCAAGCAGGCGCAGGAACGTGATAAGCAGGTCAAAATACTAGTGCCCAACTCTACGGCCGGCATGATAATTGGCAAGGGCGGCGCCTTCATCAAGCAGATTAAAGAGGAGAGCGGTTCCTATGTGCAGATCTCGCAGAAGCCGAAGGATGTGTCTCTCCAGGAGCGCTGCATCACCATCATTGGTGATAAGGAGAATAACAAGAATGCCTGCAAGATGATACTATCGAAGATAGTTGAGGATCCACAGTCGGGCACCTGCCTAAACGTATCCTATGCTGATGTGAATGGCCCCGTTGCTAACTTCAATCCAACTGGTTCTCCCTATGCCACAAATCAGAATGCCATTAACTCAAGCACAGCCTCATTGAACTCCACGCTGGGCACGACAATCGGTGGCGCGGCTACCGCAGCGAGCCTCTTGGTGAATGGCACTGGCATTAACCTATCACTGAACTTGGGTGCACCGAATCCGGCGCCCAATCTAGCAGTGGCCACACAGCTGCTGGAACACATCAAG GTTGCCATGCGGGGTGCTGGCTACTCGGAGACGGTCACCACTGAGGTGTGCGCTGCGCTGGGTGTGCTTGCAAAATACGGAGTGCTTGGCATGGGTGTAGGCGTGGGTGTTACACACGCCAACGGAGCACATCCGACGCTGGGCAATTATCTTGGCGTTGCGGCTCTGGATCAACAGACGGCAGCGGCGGCCTCAGCGGCCAATGCAAGCAACGTTTTTGGCGCTGTTGGCCAAGTCAATTTGGAGCAAtatgccgttgctgctgccgctgctgcagcggccACTCGTCCAACGCCGTCGCAGCTGGAGGTGCAATTCGATGCATTCCGTCATCTGGGATCGGCCACAGCTCCTGCGACAACTCCTGTTTcgctaaacaacaacagctttgGATTAACCGGTGCCACCGGAACGGTCAGCAGCGCGCAGTTAGGAGCTGCTGCATCGATAGGCGGACTTAGTAAGAGTCCTACTCCGGGAGATTTGGGTGCCAAGGATTCCAAGAACGTAGAGGTGCCCGAAGTGATTATCGGCGCTGTCTTAG GTCCAAACGGTCGTAGTTTAGTTGAAATCCAACATGTTTCTGGCGCAAATGTGCAAATTTCCAAAAAGGGCATATTCGCACCTGGCACTAGAAATCGCATTGTAACCATAACTGGTCAGCCGAGTGCCATTGCCAAAGCGCAGTATCTAATTGAACAGAAAATCAACGAGGAGGAGACAAAGAGAGCGCGTCAAATTCCATTAACTACTGTTGTGAATTAA
- the LOC132786957 gene encoding RNA-binding protein Pasilla isoform X7 → MLFARTQQQSPFEQQQQLTPPLQFQPSFSESVCSGIEVEIENNNNNHNHHGDTTFHMKILVPAVASGAIIGKGGETIASLQKDTGARVKMSKSHDFYPGTTERVCLITGSVEGIMTVVDFIMDKIREKPDLTTKIIDAESKQAQERDKQVKILVPNSTAGMIIGKGGAFIKQIKEESGSYVQISQKPKDVSLQERCITIIGDKENNKNACKMILSKIVEDPQSGTCLNVSYADVNGPVANFNPTGSPYATNQNAINSSTASLNSTLGTTIGGAATAASLLVNGTGINLSLNLGAPNPAPNLAVATQLLEHIKVAMRGAGYSETVTTEVCAALGVLAKYGVLGMGVGVGVTHANGAHPTLGNYLGVAALDQQTAAAASAANASNVFGAVGQVNLEQYAVAAAAAAAATRPTPSQLEVQFDAFRHLGSATAPATTPVSLNNNSFGLTGATGTVSSAQLGAAASIGGLSKSPTPGDLGAKDSKNVEVPEVIIGAVLGPNGRSLVEIQHVSGANVQISKKGIFAPGTRNRIVTITGQPSAIAKAQYLIEQKINEEETKRARQIPLTTVVN, encoded by the exons ATGTTGTTCGCTAGAACGCAGCAACAGTCGCCGTttgagcaacagcaacaactaacaCCGCCGCTTCAATTTCAACCGAGCTTCA GTGAGTCAGTTTGTTCTGGAATTGaggttgaaattgaaaataataacaataatcataatcatcatg GCGACACAACATTTCACATGAAGATTCTGGTGCCTGCGGTCGCCTCCGGGGCCATCATTGGCAAGGGTGGCGAGACAATTGCCTCGCTGCAGAAGGACACGGGTGCTAGAGTGAAGATGTCCAAGTCGCACGACTTTTATCCAG GTACAACTGAGCGCGTGTGCCTTATCACGGGCTCAGTGGAGGGCATCATGACCGTGGTGGACTTTATAATGGATAAGATACGTGAGAAGCCTGACTTGACCACAAAAATCATTGATGCGGAGTCCAAGCAGGCGCAGGAACGTGATAAGCAGGTCAAAATACTAGTGCCCAACTCTACGGCCGGCATGATAATTGGCAAGGGCGGCGCCTTCATCAAGCAGATTAAAGAGGAGAGCGGTTCCTATGTGCAGATCTCGCAGAAGCCGAAGGATGTGTCTCTCCAGGAGCGCTGCATCACCATCATTGGTGATAAGGAGAATAACAAGAATGCCTGCAAGATGATACTATCGAAGATAGTTGAGGATCCACAGTCGGGCACCTGCCTAAACGTATCCTATGCTGATGTGAATGGCCCCGTTGCTAACTTCAATCCAACTGGTTCTCCCTATGCCACAAATCAGAATGCCATTAACTCAAGCACAGCCTCATTGAACTCCACGCTGGGCACGACAATCGGTGGCGCGGCTACCGCAGCGAGCCTCTTGGTGAATGGCACTGGCATTAACCTATCACTGAACTTGGGTGCACCGAATCCGGCGCCCAATCTAGCAGTGGCCACACAGCTGCTGGAACACATCAAG GTTGCCATGCGGGGTGCTGGCTACTCGGAGACGGTCACCACTGAGGTGTGCGCTGCGCTGGGTGTGCTTGCAAAATACGGAGTGCTTGGCATGGGTGTAGGCGTGGGTGTTACACACGCCAACGGAGCACATCCGACGCTGGGCAATTATCTTGGCGTTGCGGCTCTGGATCAACAGACGGCAGCGGCGGCCTCAGCGGCCAATGCAAGCAACGTTTTTGGCGCTGTTGGCCAAGTCAATTTGGAGCAAtatgccgttgctgctgccgctgctgcagcggccACTCGTCCAACGCCGTCGCAGCTGGAGGTGCAATTCGATGCATTCCGTCATCTGGGATCGGCCACAGCTCCTGCGACAACTCCTGTTTcgctaaacaacaacagctttgGATTAACCGGTGCCACCGGAACGGTCAGCAGCGCGCAGTTAGGAGCTGCTGCATCGATAGGCGGACTTAGTAAGAGTCCTACTCCGGGAGATTTGGGTGCCAAGGATTCCAAGAACGTAGAGGTGCCCGAAGTGATTATCGGCGCTGTCTTAG GTCCAAACGGTCGTAGTTTAGTTGAAATCCAACATGTTTCTGGCGCAAATGTGCAAATTTCCAAAAAGGGCATATTCGCACCTGGCACTAGAAATCGCATTGTAACCATAACTGGTCAGCCGAGTGCCATTGCCAAAGCGCAGTATCTAATTGAACAGAAAATCAACGAGGAGGAGACAAAGAGAGCGCGTCAAATTCCATTAACTACTGTTGTGAATTAA